One stretch of Flavobacterium sp. 9 DNA includes these proteins:
- the rocD gene encoding ornithine--oxo-acid transaminase, with amino-acid sequence MAHKQEILSSKSEVLIEKENKYGAHNYHPLPVVLERGEGVYVWDVDGKKYYDFLSAYSAVNQGHCHPKIVKAMVDQAQKLALTSRAFYNDKLGNYEEYVTNYFGFDKVLPMNTGAEAVETALKLCRKWAYEVKGIHENLAQIIVCENNFHGRTTTIISFSNDETARKSFGPFTEGFIKIEYDNLEALEKVLESSKNIAGFLVEPIQGEAGVYVPSEGYLAKAKALCEKHNVLFIADEVQTGIARTGKLLAVHHENVQPDILILGKAISGGVYPVSAVLANNEIMNVIKPGQHGSTFGGNPVAAAVAIAALEVVKEENLAENAERLGIILRKGLNEIAERNNLITLVRGKGLLNAIVINCGEDSDLAWEICLRFRDNGLLAKPTHGNKIRLAPPLVMTEAQIQECLEIIEKSLNDFRD; translated from the coding sequence ATGGCACATAAGCAAGAAATACTTTCATCAAAGTCTGAAGTTTTGATTGAAAAAGAAAACAAATACGGAGCTCATAACTATCATCCACTTCCGGTTGTTCTGGAAAGAGGAGAAGGAGTATACGTTTGGGATGTTGACGGGAAAAAGTATTATGATTTTTTATCTGCTTATTCTGCTGTTAATCAAGGACATTGTCATCCTAAAATTGTGAAAGCAATGGTTGATCAGGCTCAAAAACTAGCTTTGACTTCTCGTGCTTTTTACAATGATAAATTAGGAAACTACGAAGAATATGTGACTAATTATTTTGGTTTTGATAAAGTATTACCAATGAATACTGGTGCAGAAGCGGTTGAAACGGCTTTGAAACTTTGTAGAAAATGGGCTTATGAAGTAAAAGGGATCCATGAAAATCTTGCGCAAATTATCGTTTGTGAGAATAACTTTCACGGAAGAACGACGACTATTATTTCATTTTCAAATGATGAAACGGCGCGTAAAAGCTTTGGTCCGTTTACAGAAGGATTTATAAAAATTGAATATGATAATCTTGAAGCTCTTGAAAAAGTTTTAGAATCATCAAAAAATATAGCTGGATTTTTGGTTGAACCAATTCAGGGTGAAGCTGGAGTTTATGTGCCATCAGAAGGATATTTGGCGAAAGCAAAAGCATTGTGTGAGAAACATAATGTATTGTTTATTGCCGATGAGGTTCAGACTGGAATTGCCCGTACTGGAAAATTATTAGCGGTTCATCACGAAAATGTACAACCGGATATCTTGATTTTAGGAAAAGCGATTTCTGGTGGAGTTTATCCAGTTTCAGCAGTTTTAGCCAATAACGAAATCATGAATGTGATTAAACCGGGTCAACACGGATCTACTTTTGGTGGAAATCCTGTTGCTGCGGCTGTTGCAATTGCTGCTCTTGAAGTAGTTAAAGAAGAAAACTTAGCCGAAAATGCAGAACGTTTGGGAATCATTTTAAGAAAAGGATTAAACGAAATTGCTGAACGTAACAACTTAATTACACTTGTTCGTGGAAAAGGTTTACTAAACGCAATCGTAATTAATTGTGGTGAAGATTCAGATCTTGCTTGGGAAATTTGTCTAAGATTCAGAGATAACGGATTATTAGCAAAACCAACTCACGGTAATAAAATCAGATTAGCGCCGCCTTTGGTAATGACTGAAGCTCAAATTC
- a CDS encoding Lrp/AsnC family transcriptional regulator: MDILDEFDVKIIKELEKDGRIAFSTIATNLKISNTMVHQRINRLFEQGIITGIKPILNEKQIGYDWASFTGITLNKDSDSERVIEALKEIPEITECYFVTGSFTLYLKITAKNHEHMRKILYEQIDNIPGIAKTDSMVELGCAFKRNITL; this comes from the coding sequence ATGGATATTTTAGATGAGTTTGACGTAAAAATTATAAAAGAACTGGAAAAAGACGGAAGAATTGCATTTTCGACTATCGCTACGAATCTAAAAATTTCAAATACAATGGTTCATCAGCGTATCAATCGTTTGTTTGAACAAGGAATTATTACAGGAATTAAACCTATTTTAAACGAAAAACAAATTGGTTATGATTGGGCTTCGTTTACCGGAATTACACTCAATAAAGATTCCGATTCTGAAAGAGTTATTGAAGCTTTAAAAGAAATTCCTGAAATTACAGAATGCTATTTTGTAACCGGATCTTTCACACTTTATCTTAAAATTACGGCAAAAAACCACGAGCATATGCGTAAGATATTATACGAGCAAATTGATAATATTCCGGGAATTGCAAAAACAGATTCAATGGTTGAATTGGGATGTGCTTTTAAGCGAAATATTACTTTATAA
- a CDS encoding dienelactone hydrolase family protein codes for MKNSALIIFATILFSNTINAQLKPVKYADGDQVLNGLSIKSAKKSSNNPGILLLPAWLGIDKASKDIATELSKLGYTVFIADIYGEGNYPKNTSEAGKQAGYYKTNFAVYQKRINAALQELVKSGANADNIVAIGYCFGGTGVLEAARGHLNVKGVVSFHGSLARDASRQVEPITAKVLVCHGADDPFESKEEITAFQQEMRDSKADWQMIYYANAVHSFTNPEAGNDNSKGAAYNAVAAKRSFEHLQLFLNEVLKK; via the coding sequence ATGAAAAATTCTGCCCTAATTATTTTTGCTACTATATTGTTTTCTAACACTATAAATGCACAATTAAAACCTGTAAAATATGCTGATGGTGATCAGGTATTAAATGGTTTATCTATAAAATCTGCTAAGAAAAGCAGCAATAATCCTGGTATTCTACTTTTGCCAGCCTGGTTAGGAATCGATAAAGCTTCAAAAGATATTGCAACAGAGTTATCTAAATTAGGTTATACGGTTTTCATCGCTGATATTTATGGCGAAGGAAATTATCCAAAAAACACTTCAGAAGCGGGAAAACAAGCTGGATATTACAAAACCAATTTTGCGGTTTATCAAAAAAGAATCAATGCAGCATTGCAGGAATTAGTAAAATCCGGTGCAAATGCAGATAATATTGTTGCTATTGGATATTGTTTTGGAGGAACCGGAGTTCTTGAAGCTGCCCGCGGACATTTGAATGTAAAAGGTGTGGTTTCATTTCACGGTAGTTTAGCCAGAGATGCAAGTCGCCAGGTAGAACCTATTACAGCTAAAGTTTTAGTTTGTCATGGTGCCGATGATCCGTTTGAATCTAAGGAAGAAATTACAGCTTTTCAGCAAGAAATGCGTGACTCAAAAGCCGATTGGCAAATGATTTATTATGCAAATGCCGTTCACTCTTTTACAAATCCTGAAGCCGGAAACGACAATTCTAAAGGTGCCGCTTATAATGCTGTTGCTGCAAAAAGATCTTTTGAGCATTTACAGCTTTTCCTGAATGAAGTTTTGAAAAAATAG
- a CDS encoding DUF3667 domain-containing protein gives MSHSPIRKDKTCLNCRHVVEQKFCPNCGQENTDSRKTFHHLFIHFFEDLTHYENAFWKTIKNLLFKPSTLTKEYLSGRRLSYLAPVRLYIFISFITFLLIALFPNQVSENLNKSQEEITSNFEKSSKDKTEKHGKKDYVEEKTMKQLDKKYFKLKTMKEIDSIQKYGKESEKLSDFAYWTYEKAVHVTEHNTKKEIIEKFIESFIHNIPKILFIIMPFFAFFLWIFHNKKKWYYFDHGIFTLHYFSFLLLIFLILFIVNKVIGLFGEDSPLTVVGNIINFVGILWMSYYFYPAHHRFYGETRIVSFIKSFILFFINFFFILFLLVFYMLYIFINLH, from the coding sequence ATGTCACACAGTCCGATTAGAAAAGACAAAACCTGCTTAAATTGCAGACATGTTGTTGAACAAAAATTTTGTCCAAATTGCGGACAGGAAAACACAGATAGCAGGAAAACATTCCACCATTTGTTTATCCATTTCTTTGAAGATTTAACGCATTATGAGAATGCTTTCTGGAAAACGATTAAAAACCTGCTTTTCAAACCTTCGACATTAACAAAAGAATATCTTTCAGGAAGAAGATTGTCTTACCTTGCTCCTGTTCGTCTTTATATCTTTATAAGTTTTATTACATTTCTTTTAATTGCTTTATTTCCGAATCAAGTAAGTGAAAATCTCAACAAAAGTCAGGAAGAAATCACTTCAAATTTTGAAAAATCCAGCAAAGACAAAACTGAAAAACACGGTAAGAAAGACTACGTGGAAGAAAAAACGATGAAACAGCTCGATAAAAAATACTTTAAATTAAAGACGATGAAAGAAATCGATTCGATTCAAAAGTATGGAAAAGAGAGTGAAAAACTTTCTGATTTTGCCTATTGGACTTATGAAAAAGCTGTGCATGTTACTGAACATAATACAAAAAAAGAAATCATTGAAAAATTCATAGAATCTTTCATTCATAATATCCCAAAAATCTTATTCATTATAATGCCTTTCTTTGCTTTCTTTTTATGGATTTTTCATAACAAAAAGAAATGGTACTATTTTGATCACGGTATTTTTACTTTGCATTATTTCTCTTTTTTACTTTTAATATTTCTCATCTTGTTTATTGTCAACAAAGTAATTGGCTTATTTGGCGAAGACAGTCCGCTTACGGTTGTAGGTAATATTATTAATTTCGTAGGGATTCTTTGGATGTCTTATTATTTTTATCCGGCGCATCATCGTTTTTATGGCGAAACCAGGATAGTTTCATTTATTAAAAGTTTCATCTTATTTTTTATAAACTTCTTTTTTATCCTATTTTTACTTGTTTTTTATATGTTATATATATTTATCAACTTACACTAA
- a CDS encoding M28 family peptidase, whose product MKKIVVLLLVASAFSCKNTQAVVSKDNSDPTKYIKVIKEKDLKKMLYVVASDEMEGRETGSKGQKKAGLYMIEQYKKNGVSFPKGATDYYQHIPAAFLNAKRNENLPDSENIWAYIEGSEKPDEVLVISAHYDHVGIKNGEVYNGADDDGSGTVAVMEIAKAFAKAKKEGHGPKRSILFLHVTGEEHGLHGSRFYSENPLFPIANTITDINIDMIGRRDVEHAKTNNYVYVIGADRLSSDLHNAVVAQNDKYTKLDLDFKFNDPKDPNHFYERSDHYNFAKHGIPAVFFFNGVHEDYHGKGDEPQKIEYDALTKRTQLAFVVAWDLANRENRPVVDEK is encoded by the coding sequence ATGAAAAAAATTGTAGTTCTATTATTAGTTGCTTCAGCGTTTTCTTGTAAAAACACACAAGCTGTTGTTTCTAAAGATAACTCAGATCCAACTAAATACATCAAAGTTATTAAGGAGAAAGATCTAAAAAAAATGCTTTATGTTGTCGCTTCTGACGAAATGGAAGGTCGCGAAACCGGATCTAAAGGTCAGAAAAAAGCAGGTCTGTATATGATCGAGCAATACAAAAAAAATGGAGTTTCGTTTCCAAAAGGAGCAACAGATTATTACCAACATATTCCTGCGGCTTTCTTAAATGCAAAACGTAACGAAAACCTACCGGATTCTGAGAATATCTGGGCGTATATTGAAGGTTCTGAAAAACCGGATGAAGTATTGGTTATTTCAGCACATTACGATCACGTAGGTATAAAAAATGGCGAAGTTTATAATGGTGCCGATGATGATGGTTCCGGAACTGTTGCAGTAATGGAAATTGCTAAGGCTTTTGCAAAAGCAAAAAAAGAAGGTCATGGTCCAAAACGTTCTATATTATTCCTTCACGTAACTGGCGAAGAGCATGGATTACACGGTTCTCGTTTCTACTCTGAAAATCCATTGTTTCCTATTGCCAACACGATTACAGATATCAATATCGATATGATTGGTCGTCGCGATGTAGAACATGCAAAAACGAACAACTATGTTTACGTTATTGGTGCTGACAGATTATCTTCAGATTTACATAATGCTGTTGTAGCTCAAAACGATAAATACACGAAATTAGATTTAGACTTTAAATTTAATGATCCTAAAGATCCAAATCATTTTTATGAGCGTTCTGATCATTATAACTTTGCAAAACATGGTATTCCGGCTGTTTTCTTCTTTAACGGAGTTCACGAAGATTACCACGGAAAAGGCGACGAACCTCAAAAAATTGAATACGACGCTTTGACTAAAAGAACACAACTGGCATTTGTTGTTGCCTGGGATCTGGCAAATAGAGAGAACAGACCGGTAGTTGATGAAAAATAA
- the rho gene encoding transcription termination factor Rho has product MFDISALKEMKLSELQEIAKLAKTIKFNGVKKETLISQILAHQESTVAPPANAVSEKVEDDKPKRARIVPAKKTPIAKDAPVLEFDKVEEAPKQVKTPAISKATPKAQQASKVAEIQKEEIQKEEVTPEVQETSENKEIQKKGPKIVKFNKSAYEKKVALQKEKEATKEVGSEEVGETAPEAQITTEEKKEITEKTEVTAPVKKINPNQNKNQNPNQNPNSNQNPNQNPNQNGNGNGNNGNQNPNHKNKKNNFRDSDFEFDGIIESEGVLEMMPDGYGFLRSSDYNYLASPDDIYLSTSQIRLFGLKTGDTVKGVVRPPKEGEKFFPLVRVLKINGHDPQVVRDRVSFEHLTPVFPSEKFKLAEKGSSVSTRIIDLFSPIGKGQRGMIVAQPKTGKTMLLKDIANAIAANHPEVYLIVLLIDERPEEVTDMQRSVRGEVIASTFDREPQEHVKIANIVLEKAKRLVECGHDVVILLDSITRLARAYNTVQPASGKVLSGGVDANALQKPKRFFGAARNVENGGSLSIIATALTETGSKMDEVIFEEFKGTGNMELQLDRKIANKRIFPAIDLTSSSTRRDDLLLDEKTLQRMWIMRKYLSDMNPVESMDFVNDRFKKTRNNEEFLISMND; this is encoded by the coding sequence ATGTTTGATATTTCTGCATTAAAAGAAATGAAGCTTTCTGAGCTTCAAGAAATAGCTAAGTTAGCTAAAACTATAAAGTTTAATGGCGTTAAAAAAGAGACTTTAATAAGTCAGATTTTAGCACATCAGGAATCGACTGTAGCGCCGCCAGCTAATGCTGTGTCCGAAAAAGTGGAGGATGACAAACCGAAAAGAGCAAGAATAGTTCCTGCGAAGAAAACTCCTATTGCTAAAGATGCTCCAGTTCTTGAATTTGATAAAGTAGAAGAAGCTCCTAAACAAGTAAAAACTCCTGCGATTTCAAAAGCAACTCCAAAAGCGCAACAAGCTTCAAAAGTAGCAGAAATACAAAAAGAAGAAATACAAAAAGAAGAAGTTACACCGGAAGTTCAGGAAACTTCTGAAAATAAAGAAATACAAAAAAAAGGACCTAAAATTGTAAAGTTTAATAAATCAGCTTACGAGAAAAAGGTTGCTTTGCAAAAAGAAAAAGAAGCTACAAAAGAAGTAGGTTCTGAAGAGGTTGGAGAAACAGCTCCTGAAGCCCAAATTACTACAGAAGAAAAAAAGGAAATCACAGAAAAAACAGAAGTTACTGCTCCTGTAAAAAAGATAAATCCTAACCAGAATAAAAATCAGAATCCGAATCAAAATCCAAATTCAAATCAAAACCCGAATCAGAATCCAAATCAAAACGGGAATGGAAATGGAAATAACGGAAATCAAAACCCAAATCATAAAAATAAAAAGAATAATTTCAGAGATTCAGATTTTGAATTTGACGGAATTATCGAAAGTGAAGGTGTATTAGAAATGATGCCTGACGGATACGGATTCTTACGTTCATCAGATTATAATTATTTAGCTTCTCCGGATGATATTTATTTATCAACTTCACAAATCAGATTATTCGGTCTTAAAACCGGAGATACAGTAAAAGGAGTGGTTCGTCCTCCAAAAGAAGGCGAGAAATTTTTCCCTTTAGTACGTGTACTTAAAATCAATGGTCACGATCCGCAAGTTGTTCGTGATAGAGTTTCTTTTGAGCACTTGACACCAGTTTTTCCTTCTGAAAAATTTAAATTAGCCGAAAAAGGCAGTTCAGTTTCAACACGTATTATTGATTTATTCTCTCCAATAGGAAAAGGACAACGTGGTATGATTGTCGCTCAGCCTAAAACGGGTAAAACAATGTTGTTAAAAGATATTGCGAATGCAATTGCTGCAAATCACCCTGAAGTTTACCTTATTGTTCTTTTGATTGATGAGCGTCCTGAAGAGGTTACAGATATGCAACGTAGCGTTCGTGGTGAAGTTATCGCTTCTACATTTGACCGTGAACCACAAGAACACGTGAAAATTGCAAATATTGTTCTTGAAAAAGCAAAACGTTTGGTAGAATGTGGTCATGATGTTGTAATCTTATTAGATTCGATTACACGTTTAGCAAGAGCTTATAATACAGTTCAGCCTGCATCAGGAAAAGTATTAAGTGGAGGTGTTGATGCAAATGCATTACAAAAACCAAAACGTTTCTTTGGAGCGGCAAGAAATGTAGAAAATGGTGGTTCATTAAGTATCATCGCGACTGCATTGACAGAAACTGGTTCTAAAATGGATGAGGTTATCTTTGAAGAATTTAAAGGTACCGGTAATATGGAATTACAATTGGATCGTAAAATTGCGAACAAACGTATTTTCCCTGCAATCGATCTTACATCGTCAAGTACACGTCGTGATGATTTATTATTAGACGAGAAAACTTTACAAAGAATGTGGATTATGCGTAAATATCTATCAGATATGAATCCGGTAGAATCTATGGATTTTGTAAACGATCGTTTCAAGAAAACAAGAAACAACGAAGAGTTTTTGATCTCTATGAATGACTAG
- a CDS encoding DUF4293 domain-containing protein produces MIQRIQTVYLILTFIITAVLLFFIPLWTLNGKPFYFMQDQFYTILLGLSTMLTIVSIISYKKRQNQFVMNRLNIILNLILLGLFVYRSLNLSGETVVSEKGIGMFLPIVAIVLLVLANKAIKKDEDLVKSVDRLR; encoded by the coding sequence ATGATACAAAGAATTCAGACCGTATATTTAATTCTTACCTTTATAATTACAGCAGTGTTATTGTTTTTTATACCGCTATGGACATTAAACGGTAAGCCATTTTATTTTATGCAGGACCAATTTTATACCATTTTATTAGGTCTAAGTACAATGCTTACTATTGTTAGTATTATATCATATAAGAAAAGACAAAATCAGTTTGTGATGAACAGACTGAACATAATATTAAATTTAATTTTATTAGGATTATTTGTATATCGATCTCTAAATTTATCTGGAGAAACTGTTGTTTCAGAGAAAGGTATTGGGATGTTTCTACCTATTGTTGCTATCGTGTTATTAGTTTTAGCTAATAAGGCCATCAAGAAGGATGAAGATCTTGTAAAATCTGTAGACCGTTTGAGGTAA
- a CDS encoding response regulator transcription factor, which produces MMNKIRIHLADDHQILIDGLTNLLDTIEDFEVVGSSNDSSTIYEDIIQNNARILVMDINMPKKDGIEVLKELNEKDVRCKVIILSSYDDLKSIKDTIKLGVNGYLTKKCAGQNIIETIKAVHQGQDYFCNAVREKIFNSFTQNHSELNKKIHTESHTLSPREIEIITLISLEYSGKEIGEYLFISTNTVETHRKNIMRKLQTKNTIGLVKYALKNNLINA; this is translated from the coding sequence ATGATGAACAAAATAAGAATCCATCTTGCTGATGATCATCAAATACTCATTGATGGCTTGACTAACTTATTAGATACAATCGAAGATTTTGAGGTTGTAGGTAGTTCTAATGATAGTTCGACTATTTATGAGGATATTATACAAAATAATGCCCGTATTCTGGTTATGGATATTAACATGCCTAAAAAAGATGGCATTGAAGTTTTAAAAGAACTCAACGAAAAAGATGTTCGCTGCAAAGTAATTATTCTGTCCAGTTATGATGATCTAAAAAGCATAAAAGATACCATAAAACTAGGTGTTAACGGTTATCTCACAAAAAAATGTGCGGGTCAAAATATCATCGAAACAATTAAAGCCGTTCATCAAGGTCAGGATTATTTTTGTAATGCTGTAAGAGAAAAAATATTCAACAGCTTCACGCAAAACCATTCTGAATTAAATAAGAAAATCCACACTGAAAGTCATACTTTAAGCCCAAGAGAAATAGAAATAATTACTTTGATTTCACTTGAATATAGCGGAAAAGAAATTGGTGAATATCTTTTTATAAGTACCAATACTGTTGAAACGCATCGAAAAAATATTATGAGAAAACTACAAACCAAAAATACAATTGGTCTTGTAAAATATGCTCTTAAAAACAACTTGATTAATGCTTAA
- a CDS encoding metallophosphoesterase, giving the protein MKKILLLSDTHSHIDDTILKYVNQADEVWHAGDIGDLNVTDTIKKLKPLRCVYGNIDDAQARLEFPLHNRFLCENVSVWITHIGGYPGKYNPAIREEMALNPPKLFICGHSHILKVIFDKKNNLLHMNPGAAGKSGFHQVRTMLRFVIDDDKIKDLDIIEIGKK; this is encoded by the coding sequence ATGAAAAAAATCCTCTTACTTTCCGATACTCACAGTCATATTGACGATACTATTTTAAAATATGTTAATCAGGCCGATGAGGTTTGGCATGCTGGAGATATTGGTGATTTGAATGTTACGGATACTATAAAAAAGCTTAAACCTTTGCGTTGCGTTTACGGAAATATAGATGATGCACAAGCAAGATTAGAATTCCCTTTGCATAACAGGTTTTTATGCGAAAATGTTTCAGTTTGGATTACTCATATTGGTGGTTATCCTGGTAAATATAATCCTGCAATAAGAGAGGAAATGGCTTTGAATCCACCTAAATTATTTATTTGCGGACATTCACATATTCTGAAAGTGATTTTTGATAAGAAAAACAATTTACTGCATATGAATCCTGGGGCGGCTGGAAAAAGTGGTTTTCACCAAGTTCGCACAATGCTTAGGTTTGTAATTGACGATGATAAAATTAAGGATCTCGACATTATTGAAATAGGAAAGAAGTAA
- a CDS encoding SPFH domain-containing protein gives MNEITSYWWIILILFSIIFYKFILRVFFGMVMVPEDKIGLVTKKFVLFGADKSLPDGRIIATKGEAGYQAKTLAPGLYWGMWIWQYSIDMTGFTVIPEGKIGLVLSKDGQEIPTGRILARKVDSDNFQDATFFLDNGGQKGRQTAFITTGSYRINTFLFEIVIADQIKIYENMIGIVTALDGEPIPQGQIAGKFVEGHNNFQDFDKFLDTGGNRGLQPQVMLAGSYYINTWGIQIEQNPMTDVPIGYVGVVISYIGEDGQDVTGDTFKHGNIVSKGQRGVWMEPLGPGKYALNKYTTKLEAVPTTNLVLNWANARSESHDLDKNLSTITVRSKDGFPFNLDVAQIIHVPAAEAPKVIARFGSMNNLVSQVLEPTIGNYFRNSAQDSDVISFLSTRKERQESAKNHIKLVLDEYNVNAVDTLIGDIVPPDSLMKTLTDRKLAEEEQKTYQTQRMAQEQRQGMEKETAIADMQKEIVRASQSVEIAQRTADATVKKAEGDASSLKLNVNAEAEATKMRANAEAEATKARAGAQAEATKLNASAEAERISKTGLAEAEKIMAIGKSTAESYQLQVSAMGGDNFTRYKVTEEIGKGNIKVIPDVLISGNGGSDGSISGLLGLKLMEMMDTKDSKDVKNPKKQ, from the coding sequence ATGAATGAAATTACTTCTTACTGGTGGATAATTCTAATCTTATTCTCCATTATTTTTTACAAATTTATTTTACGCGTTTTCTTCGGAATGGTAATGGTTCCAGAGGATAAAATTGGTTTAGTGACCAAAAAATTCGTTTTGTTTGGTGCAGACAAGTCACTTCCTGATGGTCGTATTATTGCGACAAAAGGAGAAGCAGGTTATCAGGCAAAAACGCTTGCTCCAGGTTTGTACTGGGGAATGTGGATTTGGCAATATTCAATTGATATGACGGGATTTACAGTTATTCCCGAAGGGAAAATTGGACTTGTTTTAAGTAAAGACGGACAGGAAATTCCAACTGGTAGAATCCTGGCTAGAAAGGTAGACAGTGATAACTTTCAGGATGCTACTTTTTTCTTAGACAATGGCGGACAAAAAGGACGTCAAACTGCATTTATTACCACTGGTTCGTATCGTATTAATACGTTCTTATTCGAGATTGTAATTGCAGATCAAATTAAGATTTATGAGAACATGATTGGGATCGTAACGGCTCTTGATGGAGAACCAATTCCACAAGGACAAATTGCCGGAAAATTTGTTGAAGGTCATAATAACTTTCAGGATTTTGATAAGTTCCTGGATACTGGTGGAAATCGTGGTTTGCAGCCTCAGGTAATGTTGGCAGGATCATATTACATTAATACGTGGGGAATACAAATCGAGCAAAACCCAATGACTGATGTGCCAATTGGTTATGTTGGTGTTGTGATTTCGTATATTGGTGAAGACGGACAAGATGTTACAGGAGATACTTTTAAACACGGAAATATTGTTTCGAAAGGACAACGTGGTGTTTGGATGGAACCACTTGGTCCGGGAAAATATGCATTGAATAAATATACAACTAAGTTAGAAGCTGTTCCAACAACAAACTTAGTTTTGAACTGGGCAAATGCGAGAAGTGAATCACATGATTTAGATAAAAATCTTTCGACAATTACAGTTCGTTCAAAAGATGGTTTCCCGTTTAATCTGGACGTAGCTCAGATTATACACGTTCCTGCTGCCGAAGCGCCAAAAGTAATTGCACGTTTTGGAAGCATGAACAACTTGGTTTCTCAGGTTTTAGAACCTACAATTGGTAACTATTTCAGAAACTCGGCACAAGATAGCGATGTAATTTCTTTCCTTAGTACAAGAAAAGAACGTCAGGAATCGGCTAAAAATCATATTAAATTAGTACTTGACGAATATAACGTAAATGCTGTTGATACTTTGATTGGAGATATCGTTCCGCCAGATTCATTGATGAAAACTTTAACAGATAGAAAACTTGCCGAAGAAGAGCAAAAAACGTATCAAACTCAAAGAATGGCGCAAGAACAACGTCAGGGAATGGAGAAAGAAACGGCGATTGCAGATATGCAAAAAGAGATCGTTCGAGCTTCGCAAAGTGTTGAGATCGCACAACGTACTGCAGATGCAACGGTTAAGAAAGCAGAAGGTGATGCAAGCAGTTTAAAACTGAATGTAAACGCTGAAGCCGAAGCAACAAAAATGCGTGCAAATGCAGAAGCCGAAGCTACAAAAGCAAGAGCAGGAGCACAGGCAGAAGCTACGAAACTAAACGCAAGCGCAGAAGCAGAAAGAATTTCTAAAACAGGTTTGGCTGAAGCGGAAAAAATTATGGCAATTGGTAAATCTACTGCAGAATCATACCAACTTCAGGTTAGTGCAATGGGTGGTGATAACTTTACCAGATATAAAGTAACGGAAGAAATTGGTAAAGGAAACATCAAAGTAATTCCAGATGTTTTAATTTCCGGAAACGGTGGTTCTGATGGATCAATCAGTGGTTTGTTAGGTTTGAAACTAATGGAAATGATGGATACAAAAGATTCTAAAGATGTTAAGAATCCTAAGAAACAGTAA